The Anas platyrhynchos isolate ZD024472 breed Pekin duck chromosome 34, IASCAAS_PekinDuck_T2T, whole genome shotgun sequence genome contains a region encoding:
- the LOC101800338 gene encoding exendin-3-like, whose translation MKIIRWLYLSGLVFAVLIPAGWQMGLKDLANASRWHSYKPQSAHSFPSNTKRHSEGTFTSDFTRYLDKMKAKDFVHWLINTKRYSSTKRYLKEEPHSIPFPATVLPAAYN comes from the exons ATGAAGATCATCCGCTGGCTGTACCTCTCCGGGCTGGTGTTTGCCGTGCTGATTCCGGCAGGGTGGCAGATGGGTCTCAAGGACCTGGCCAACGCATCCAG ATGGCACTCGTACAAACCCCAGAGTGCCCACAGCTTCCCGTCCAACACCAAGCGGCACTCAGAAGGCACCTTCACCAGCGACTTCACTCGCTACCTGGACAAGATGAAGGCCAAGGACTTCGTGCACTGGCTCATCAACACCAAGCGCTACAG CTCCACGAAGAGGTACCTGAAAGAAGAGCCCCACAGCATCCCCTTCCCGgccactgtcctgccagcagc GTACAATTAA
- the SLC4A8 gene encoding electroneutral sodium bicarbonate exchanger 1 isoform X2 yields the protein MPAGSNEPDGILSYQRPDEEAVVDQGGTSNVVNIHYEKEELEGHRTLYVGVQMPLVRQSHRHHRPRSQKHRKRERAKGAAPEDQGYHYTPSQRVQFILSTEEDEQHVPHDLFTELDEICVKEREDAEWKETARWLKFEEDVEDGGERWSKPYVATLSLHSLFELRNCIIKGTVLLDMCANSTEEIADMILDQQNQSSEFDESMREKVREVLLKKHHHQNEKKRNNLLPIVRSFADVSKRQPDLHPLDKPAQTLTPHTPPTTIEAKNGVNHDTSPMDLSKAELHFMKKIPIGAEAANVLVGELDFLHQPIMAFARLTPAVLLSGMTEVPIPTRFLFILLGPEGKAHQYHEIGRSMATLMTDEVFHDVAYKAKNRADLVAGIDEFLDQVTVLPPGEWDPSIRIEPPKNLPSQKKRKTPGLLDDSASHRKPEKHSGPELERTGRLFGGLILDVKRKVPWFWSDFRDALSLQCLASFLFLYCACMSPVITFGGLLGEATDGHISAMESLLGASMTGVVYSLFAGQPLTILGSTGPVLVFEKILYKFCKDYALSYLSLRTCIGLWTAFLCVVLVATDASCLVCYITRFTEEAFAALICIIFIYEALEKLICLGETYPVHMHSKLDFLTIYYCKCEAPTHPSNETLRFWESNKINVSAIAWGNLTVTECRHLHGEFHGPACGHNGPYTPNVLFWSCILFFSTFVLSSSLKMFKTSRYFPTRVRSTISDFAVFLTIVVMVLIDFLIGIPSPKLHVPHMFKPTRDDRGWLISPIGPNPWWTVLAALIPALLCTILIFMDQQITAVIVNRKEHRLKKGCGYHLDLFMVAVMLGVCSVMGLPWFVAATVLSITHVNSLKLESGCSAPGEQPRFLGIREQRVTGLMIFVLMGCSVFLTTVLKFIPMPVLYGVFLYMGVSSLRGIQFFDRLKLFGMPAKHQPDFIYLRHVPLRKVHLFTLIQLTCLVLLWVIKVSRAAIVFPMMVLALVFVRKVMDFCFSKRELSWLDDLMPESKKKKLDDAKNEAKEEEESQKMMEAAAANSVQLNLVKTSYLDVPKQNNSDRTDPSEINISDEMSKTTVWKALTMNTEKL from the exons ATGCCCGCCGGCAGCAACGAGCCCGATGGGATCCTCAGCTACCAG AGACCTGATGAAGAGGCGGTGGTCGACCAGGGGGGAACAAGCAACGTAGTCAATATTCACTATGagaaggaggagctggaag gccacCGGACCCTGTACGTGGGTGTGCAGATGCCCCTGGTGAGGCAGAGCCACCGGCACCACCGGCCCCGCAGCCAGAAGCATCGGAAACGGGAGCGGGCCAAGGGGGCAGCCCCCGAGGACCAGGGCTACCACT ACACCCCGTCCCAGCGGGTGCAGTTCATCCTCAGCACCGAGGAGGATGAGCAGCACGTCCCCCACGACTTATTTACTGAGCTGGATGAGATCTGCGTGAAGGAGCGTGAAGATGCAGAGTGGAAGGAAACGGCGAG GTGGCTGAAGTTTGAGGAGGATGTGGAAGACGGCGGCGAGCGCTGGAGCAAGCCCTACGTGGCCACGCTCTCCTTGCACAGCCTCTTCGAGCTGAGGAACTGCATCATCAAAGGCACGGTGCTGCTGGACATGTGCGCCAACAGCACCGAGGAGATTGCAG ATATGATCCTGGACCAGCAAAACCAGTCCAGCGAATTTGACGAGAGCATGCGGGAGAAAGTCCGAGAAGTCCTCCTGAAGAAGCACCACCATCAGAACGAGAAGAAGAGAAACAACCTCCTCCCCATCGTCCGCTCGTTTGCCGACGTGAGCAAGAGGCAGCCAGACCTGCACCCCCTCGACAAGCCAG CCCAAACACTCACCCCCCACACTCCTCCCACCACCATAGAAGCTAAAAATGGGGTGAACCATGACACCAGCCCAATGGATTTAAGCAAG GCTGAGCTGCACTTCATGAAGAAAATTCCTATTGGGGCTGAAGCAGCAAACGTGCTCGTAGGAGAGCTGGATTTCCTTCACCAGCCCATCATGGCATTTGCCCGCCTGACCCCGGCAGTCCTCCTCTCAGGCATGACAGAAGTTCCCATCCCAACCAG GTTCCTGTTTATTTTGCTGGGACCAGAAGGAAAAGCCCATCAGTACCACGAGATTGGCAGGTCCATGGCTACTCTCATGACGGATGAG GTTTTCCATGACGTTGCCTATAAAGCCAAGAACCGGGCAGACCTCGTGGCTGGCATCGACGAGTTCCTGGATCAGGTCACGGTCTTGCCGCCGGGAGAGTGGGATCCATCGATCCGAATCGAGCCCCCCAAAAATCTCCCTTCACAG aaaaaaaggaagacgcCAGGACTTCTTGATGACAGCGCTTCTCACAGAAAGCCAGAAAAACACAGTGGCCCTGAACTAGAGCGAACGGGAAG GCTCTTTGGAGGTCTGATCCTGGATGTGAAGCGAAAAGTCCCATGGTTCTGGAGCGACTTTCGGGATGCTCTGAGCCTGCAGTGTCTGgcatccttcctcttcctctacTGTGCCTGCATGTCCCCCGTCATCACCttcggggggctgctgggggaggcGACCGATGGCCACATA AGTGCCATGGAGTCGCTACTGGGCGCATCCATGACTGGTGTGGTCTATTCGCTCTTTGCCGGCCAACCTCTCACCATCCTCGGCAGCACCGGCCCCGTCCTCGTGTTTGAGAAGATCCTCTACAAGTTCTGCAA ggaCTATGCACTCTCCTACCTCTCCCTGAGGACGTGCATAGGGCTGTGGACCGCCTTCCTCTGCGTGGTGCTGGTGGCCACGGATGCCAGCTGCTTGGTGTGCTACATCACCCGCTTCACCGAAGAAGCCTTCGCTGCCCTCATCTGCATCATCTTCATCTACGAGGCTCTGGAGAAGCTGATCTGCCTGGGAGAGACCTACCCTGTGCACATGCACAGCAAGCTTGACTTCCTCACCATCTACTA CTGTAAGTGTGAGGCGCCGACCCATCCCAGCAACGAGACCCTGCGCTTTTGGGAGAGCAACAAGATCAACGTGTCTGCCATCGCCTGGGGAAACCTCACGGTGACC GAATGTCGGCATTTGCACGGAGAATTTCACGGACCTGCCTGTGGACACAACGGCCCCTACACACCCAATGTCCTCTTCTGGTCCTGCAtcctcttcttctccacctTTGTCCTGTCAAGCTCCTTGAAGATGTTTAAAACCAGCCGCTATTTCCCAACCAGA GTACGGTCCACCATAAGCGACTTTGCTGTTTTCCTCACCATCGTCGTCATGGTGCTCATTGACTTCCTGATTGGGATCCCCTCACCGAAGCTCCACGTCCCCCATATGTTCAAG CCCACCAGAGATGACCGTGGGTGGCTCATCAGCCCCATAGGACCCAACCCTTGGTGGACGGTGCTGGCTGCGCtcatcccagccctgctctgcaccatcTTGATCTTCATGGACCAGCAGATCACCGCTGTTATCGTGAACAGGAAGGAGCACAGGCTGAAG AAAGGATGCGGGTACCACCTGGACCTTTTCATGGTGGCTGTGATGCTCGGGGTGTGCTCTGTCATGGGCCTGCCGTGGTTTGTGGCTGCGACCGTCCTGTCCATCACCCACGTGAATAGCCTCAAACTTGAGTCTGGCTGCTCAGCTCCAGGAGAACAACCCAGGTTTTTGGGGATACGAGAGCAGAGAGTCACTggcttgatgatctttgtgCTCATGGGCTGCTCCGTCTTCTTGACCACTGTATTAAAG TTTATACCAATGCCTGTGCTGTACGGTGTCTTTCTCTACATGGGTGTATCATCGCTCAGAGGAATCCAG TTCTTCGATCGCTTGAAGCTGTTCGGGATGCCGGCGAAACACCAGCCAGATTTCATCTACCTGCGGCACGTGCCCCTGCGGAAGGTTCATCTCTTCACCCTGATCCAGCTGACCTGCCTCGTCCTGCTCTGGGTCATCAAGGTGTCCCGGGCTGCCATCGTCTTTCCCATGATG GTTTTGGCTCTCGTTTTTGTCCGGAAAGTCATGGATTTCTGCTTCTCAAAGCGAGAGCTCAGCTGGCTGGATGACCTTATGCcagaaagcaagaagaagaagTTGGATGATGCCAAAAATGAAGCCAAAGAAGAAGAG GAGTCTCAGAAGATgatggaagctgctgctgcaaattCAGTCCAGCTGAACCTGGTGAAGACCAGCTACCTGGATGTCCCAAAGCAGAACAACAGTGACAG GACTGATCCCTCTGAGATTAACATCTCAGATGAAATGTCGAAAACAACCGTATGGAAGGCTCTTACCATGAACACAGAAAAACTCTGA
- the SLC4A8 gene encoding electroneutral sodium bicarbonate exchanger 1 isoform X1: MHGPKAPWKAGDQREAERERDRLDVTLLDELQRPDEEAVVDQGGTSNVVNIHYEKEELEGHRTLYVGVQMPLVRQSHRHHRPRSQKHRKRERAKGAAPEDQGYHYTPSQRVQFILSTEEDEQHVPHDLFTELDEICVKEREDAEWKETARWLKFEEDVEDGGERWSKPYVATLSLHSLFELRNCIIKGTVLLDMCANSTEEIADMILDQQNQSSEFDESMREKVREVLLKKHHHQNEKKRNNLLPIVRSFADVSKRQPDLHPLDKPAQTLTPHTPPTTIEAKNGVNHDTSPMDLSKAELHFMKKIPIGAEAANVLVGELDFLHQPIMAFARLTPAVLLSGMTEVPIPTRFLFILLGPEGKAHQYHEIGRSMATLMTDEVFHDVAYKAKNRADLVAGIDEFLDQVTVLPPGEWDPSIRIEPPKNLPSQKKRKTPGLLDDSASHRKPEKHSGPELERTGRLFGGLILDVKRKVPWFWSDFRDALSLQCLASFLFLYCACMSPVITFGGLLGEATDGHISAMESLLGASMTGVVYSLFAGQPLTILGSTGPVLVFEKILYKFCKDYALSYLSLRTCIGLWTAFLCVVLVATDASCLVCYITRFTEEAFAALICIIFIYEALEKLICLGETYPVHMHSKLDFLTIYYCKCEAPTHPSNETLRFWESNKINVSAIAWGNLTVTECRHLHGEFHGPACGHNGPYTPNVLFWSCILFFSTFVLSSSLKMFKTSRYFPTRVRSTISDFAVFLTIVVMVLIDFLIGIPSPKLHVPHMFKPTRDDRGWLISPIGPNPWWTVLAALIPALLCTILIFMDQQITAVIVNRKEHRLKKGCGYHLDLFMVAVMLGVCSVMGLPWFVAATVLSITHVNSLKLESGCSAPGEQPRFLGIREQRVTGLMIFVLMGCSVFLTTVLKFIPMPVLYGVFLYMGVSSLRGIQFFDRLKLFGMPAKHQPDFIYLRHVPLRKVHLFTLIQLTCLVLLWVIKVSRAAIVFPMMVLALVFVRKVMDFCFSKRELSWLDDLMPESKKKKLDDAKNEAKEEEESQKMMEAAAANSVQLNLVKTSYLDVPKQNNSDRTDPSEINISDEMSKTTVWKALTMNTEKL, encoded by the exons ATGCATGGCCCAAAGGCTCCATGGAAAGCCGGTGACCAACGCGAGGCCGAACGGGAGCGCGACAGGCTGGACGTGACTCTTCTGGATGAGCTGCAG AGACCTGATGAAGAGGCGGTGGTCGACCAGGGGGGAACAAGCAACGTAGTCAATATTCACTATGagaaggaggagctggaag gccacCGGACCCTGTACGTGGGTGTGCAGATGCCCCTGGTGAGGCAGAGCCACCGGCACCACCGGCCCCGCAGCCAGAAGCATCGGAAACGGGAGCGGGCCAAGGGGGCAGCCCCCGAGGACCAGGGCTACCACT ACACCCCGTCCCAGCGGGTGCAGTTCATCCTCAGCACCGAGGAGGATGAGCAGCACGTCCCCCACGACTTATTTACTGAGCTGGATGAGATCTGCGTGAAGGAGCGTGAAGATGCAGAGTGGAAGGAAACGGCGAG GTGGCTGAAGTTTGAGGAGGATGTGGAAGACGGCGGCGAGCGCTGGAGCAAGCCCTACGTGGCCACGCTCTCCTTGCACAGCCTCTTCGAGCTGAGGAACTGCATCATCAAAGGCACGGTGCTGCTGGACATGTGCGCCAACAGCACCGAGGAGATTGCAG ATATGATCCTGGACCAGCAAAACCAGTCCAGCGAATTTGACGAGAGCATGCGGGAGAAAGTCCGAGAAGTCCTCCTGAAGAAGCACCACCATCAGAACGAGAAGAAGAGAAACAACCTCCTCCCCATCGTCCGCTCGTTTGCCGACGTGAGCAAGAGGCAGCCAGACCTGCACCCCCTCGACAAGCCAG CCCAAACACTCACCCCCCACACTCCTCCCACCACCATAGAAGCTAAAAATGGGGTGAACCATGACACCAGCCCAATGGATTTAAGCAAG GCTGAGCTGCACTTCATGAAGAAAATTCCTATTGGGGCTGAAGCAGCAAACGTGCTCGTAGGAGAGCTGGATTTCCTTCACCAGCCCATCATGGCATTTGCCCGCCTGACCCCGGCAGTCCTCCTCTCAGGCATGACAGAAGTTCCCATCCCAACCAG GTTCCTGTTTATTTTGCTGGGACCAGAAGGAAAAGCCCATCAGTACCACGAGATTGGCAGGTCCATGGCTACTCTCATGACGGATGAG GTTTTCCATGACGTTGCCTATAAAGCCAAGAACCGGGCAGACCTCGTGGCTGGCATCGACGAGTTCCTGGATCAGGTCACGGTCTTGCCGCCGGGAGAGTGGGATCCATCGATCCGAATCGAGCCCCCCAAAAATCTCCCTTCACAG aaaaaaaggaagacgcCAGGACTTCTTGATGACAGCGCTTCTCACAGAAAGCCAGAAAAACACAGTGGCCCTGAACTAGAGCGAACGGGAAG GCTCTTTGGAGGTCTGATCCTGGATGTGAAGCGAAAAGTCCCATGGTTCTGGAGCGACTTTCGGGATGCTCTGAGCCTGCAGTGTCTGgcatccttcctcttcctctacTGTGCCTGCATGTCCCCCGTCATCACCttcggggggctgctgggggaggcGACCGATGGCCACATA AGTGCCATGGAGTCGCTACTGGGCGCATCCATGACTGGTGTGGTCTATTCGCTCTTTGCCGGCCAACCTCTCACCATCCTCGGCAGCACCGGCCCCGTCCTCGTGTTTGAGAAGATCCTCTACAAGTTCTGCAA ggaCTATGCACTCTCCTACCTCTCCCTGAGGACGTGCATAGGGCTGTGGACCGCCTTCCTCTGCGTGGTGCTGGTGGCCACGGATGCCAGCTGCTTGGTGTGCTACATCACCCGCTTCACCGAAGAAGCCTTCGCTGCCCTCATCTGCATCATCTTCATCTACGAGGCTCTGGAGAAGCTGATCTGCCTGGGAGAGACCTACCCTGTGCACATGCACAGCAAGCTTGACTTCCTCACCATCTACTA CTGTAAGTGTGAGGCGCCGACCCATCCCAGCAACGAGACCCTGCGCTTTTGGGAGAGCAACAAGATCAACGTGTCTGCCATCGCCTGGGGAAACCTCACGGTGACC GAATGTCGGCATTTGCACGGAGAATTTCACGGACCTGCCTGTGGACACAACGGCCCCTACACACCCAATGTCCTCTTCTGGTCCTGCAtcctcttcttctccacctTTGTCCTGTCAAGCTCCTTGAAGATGTTTAAAACCAGCCGCTATTTCCCAACCAGA GTACGGTCCACCATAAGCGACTTTGCTGTTTTCCTCACCATCGTCGTCATGGTGCTCATTGACTTCCTGATTGGGATCCCCTCACCGAAGCTCCACGTCCCCCATATGTTCAAG CCCACCAGAGATGACCGTGGGTGGCTCATCAGCCCCATAGGACCCAACCCTTGGTGGACGGTGCTGGCTGCGCtcatcccagccctgctctgcaccatcTTGATCTTCATGGACCAGCAGATCACCGCTGTTATCGTGAACAGGAAGGAGCACAGGCTGAAG AAAGGATGCGGGTACCACCTGGACCTTTTCATGGTGGCTGTGATGCTCGGGGTGTGCTCTGTCATGGGCCTGCCGTGGTTTGTGGCTGCGACCGTCCTGTCCATCACCCACGTGAATAGCCTCAAACTTGAGTCTGGCTGCTCAGCTCCAGGAGAACAACCCAGGTTTTTGGGGATACGAGAGCAGAGAGTCACTggcttgatgatctttgtgCTCATGGGCTGCTCCGTCTTCTTGACCACTGTATTAAAG TTTATACCAATGCCTGTGCTGTACGGTGTCTTTCTCTACATGGGTGTATCATCGCTCAGAGGAATCCAG TTCTTCGATCGCTTGAAGCTGTTCGGGATGCCGGCGAAACACCAGCCAGATTTCATCTACCTGCGGCACGTGCCCCTGCGGAAGGTTCATCTCTTCACCCTGATCCAGCTGACCTGCCTCGTCCTGCTCTGGGTCATCAAGGTGTCCCGGGCTGCCATCGTCTTTCCCATGATG GTTTTGGCTCTCGTTTTTGTCCGGAAAGTCATGGATTTCTGCTTCTCAAAGCGAGAGCTCAGCTGGCTGGATGACCTTATGCcagaaagcaagaagaagaagTTGGATGATGCCAAAAATGAAGCCAAAGAAGAAGAG GAGTCTCAGAAGATgatggaagctgctgctgcaaattCAGTCCAGCTGAACCTGGTGAAGACCAGCTACCTGGATGTCCCAAAGCAGAACAACAGTGACAG GACTGATCCCTCTGAGATTAACATCTCAGATGAAATGTCGAAAACAACCGTATGGAAGGCTCTTACCATGAACACAGAAAAACTCTGA
- the LOC101796470 gene encoding uncharacterized protein isoform X1, with translation MQPPGGGVLLELRAERCWLPDTAGAGKVPGKASCDAPSPMSRRSYPAGGRRAPPKSTMEMDKIFLQLCEEVTRLQDLCAKQGKLLQKLTARKGPVLDIPMSLPVQCTEDMATEEGERPPGSPQKCSEAPEGSAHPLVQPHAADVPGFDSSYPPSAPNGSVFDGGAGRAALAVAFGSNKAERSEKMDLDTWLKNCRMPPVVNSPEEGVRACCSPQEFVAPNAEAVDSFLTLLDLYKGPEALQKEDAPSESAPAAEEKVPVEIRGPMKTSWTPGWMLEDAPLGQGDVLTSEAAQTYDICQAIFPSDAAAQADYLKEVLTHMK, from the exons ATGCAGCCCCCCG GTGGTGGTGTCCTCCTGGAGCTGCGGGCTGAGCGCTGCTGGCTGCCCGACACTGCTGGGGCAGGAAAAGTCCCTGGAAAAGCCAG TTGCGACGCGCCGAGCCCGATGTCACGCCGCAGCTACCcggctgggggaaggagggccCCCCCCAAGA gCACAATGGAGATGGACAAAATATTCCTCCAGCTGTGTGAGGAGGTTACCAGGCTGCAGGATCTGTGTGCGAAGCAGGGCAAGCTCCTCCAGAAGCTGACTGCCAGGAAGGGCCCTGTCCTCG ATATCCCCATGTCGCTGCCGGTCCAGTGCACGGAGGACATGGCCacggaggaaggggaaaggccACCGGGCAGCCCACAGAAGTGCTCCGAGGCCCCGGAGGGCTCTGCCCACCCCCTGGTGCAGCCGCACGCTGCCGACGTGCCCGGCTTCGACAGCAGCTACCCACCGAGTGCCCCAAACGGCAGCGTCTTCGACGGcggggctggcagagcagctctTGCTGTGGCTTTTGGCAGCAACAAGGCAGAGAGAAGTGAGAAGATGGATCTAGACACGTGGCTGAAGAACTGCAGGATGCCTCCTGTCGTGAATAGCCCCGAGGAAGGAGTGAGAGCTTGCTGCAGCCCGCAGGAGTTCGTGGCACCAAATGCCGAGGCTGTGGACTCCTTCCTGACTCTCTTGGACCTTTACAAAGGCCCAGAAGCCCTTCAGAAGGAAGATGCTCCCAGTGAAAGTGCTCCGGCTGCTGAGGAAAAGGTGCCAGTAGAGATCCGAGGACCCATGAAG ACGTCCTGGACACCAGGCTGGATGCTGGAGGATGCTCCGCTCGGGCAAGGTGACGTCCTCACCTCCGAGGCCGCTCAGACTTATGACATTTGCCAGGCGATTTTCCCCTCGGATGCGGCAGCCCAAGCAGACTATTTAAAGGAAGTCTTAACCCATATGAAGTAG
- the LOC101796470 gene encoding uncharacterized protein isoform X2 produces MSRRSYPAGGRRAPPKSTMEMDKIFLQLCEEVTRLQDLCAKQGKLLQKLTARKGPVLDIPMSLPVQCTEDMATEEGERPPGSPQKCSEAPEGSAHPLVQPHAADVPGFDSSYPPSAPNGSVFDGGAGRAALAVAFGSNKAERSEKMDLDTWLKNCRMPPVVNSPEEGVRACCSPQEFVAPNAEAVDSFLTLLDLYKGPEALQKEDAPSESAPAAEEKVPVEIRGPMKTSWTPGWMLEDAPLGQGDVLTSEAAQTYDICQAIFPSDAAAQADYLKEVLTHMK; encoded by the exons ATGTCACGCCGCAGCTACCcggctgggggaaggagggccCCCCCCAAGA gCACAATGGAGATGGACAAAATATTCCTCCAGCTGTGTGAGGAGGTTACCAGGCTGCAGGATCTGTGTGCGAAGCAGGGCAAGCTCCTCCAGAAGCTGACTGCCAGGAAGGGCCCTGTCCTCG ATATCCCCATGTCGCTGCCGGTCCAGTGCACGGAGGACATGGCCacggaggaaggggaaaggccACCGGGCAGCCCACAGAAGTGCTCCGAGGCCCCGGAGGGCTCTGCCCACCCCCTGGTGCAGCCGCACGCTGCCGACGTGCCCGGCTTCGACAGCAGCTACCCACCGAGTGCCCCAAACGGCAGCGTCTTCGACGGcggggctggcagagcagctctTGCTGTGGCTTTTGGCAGCAACAAGGCAGAGAGAAGTGAGAAGATGGATCTAGACACGTGGCTGAAGAACTGCAGGATGCCTCCTGTCGTGAATAGCCCCGAGGAAGGAGTGAGAGCTTGCTGCAGCCCGCAGGAGTTCGTGGCACCAAATGCCGAGGCTGTGGACTCCTTCCTGACTCTCTTGGACCTTTACAAAGGCCCAGAAGCCCTTCAGAAGGAAGATGCTCCCAGTGAAAGTGCTCCGGCTGCTGAGGAAAAGGTGCCAGTAGAGATCCGAGGACCCATGAAG ACGTCCTGGACACCAGGCTGGATGCTGGAGGATGCTCCGCTCGGGCAAGGTGACGTCCTCACCTCCGAGGCCGCTCAGACTTATGACATTTGCCAGGCGATTTTCCCCTCGGATGCGGCAGCCCAAGCAGACTATTTAAAGGAAGTCTTAACCCATATGAAGTAG